The sequence below is a genomic window from Sulfuracidifex metallicus DSM 6482 = JCM 9184.
ACTACTGTCAAGGATATTGCGTTTCTTAGTTTCTCATGACTTAAAGATAACATGGAAGCCAAAGCTACTGTTGAACCTATACCTAGAAAGTTCACATGATCGAACCCCTTCCTTCTTAACGAGGTAGTTCTACACAACGCTACGCTCACGTCATATCCCAATCCCATTGCCCTTAGAAGGTCCTCTCCTGTTAAGTCTCTGGCATATCCGAGAGCCAAAAGACCTCCTATCATATCACTTGGATGGAGGGGTTCGAGGCCAAGGAAAGTATCGTTAAAATCTAGATATCTGATGAGAAAGGTATTAACGAAGGCAGCTGAGTCCAGGGAGTTTTTCCCTTCCAATGAGGGAACTTCTCCATCAATTCCCCTTATCTTTGGAGCCTTGTTTCTAGCAGCGAATCCTGTTGCCATGGCATCTAACAAATGTAGTTTTAGTGCATCCTCGTCCTTGAGAGAATAGGACTCATAATGCTGTACTATCATATCTAATAAGGGATCATTCATTTCTTTTTTACCATTATAAAATTAATACGCAAAACTTAAAAAAGTAAACTACAATAATATATATGTGACTCAAAATGACTACGATAGGATTCATAGGAACTGGAAAGATAGGACAAACGATCGCATTCAACGTTTTGATGGGAGGGTATACGGACGAGGCAATACTTTACGATATAATCCCCGACCTCCCCCAGAAGTTCGAGCATGAGCTTAGGCACGCACTTGCCTCCAGAAGGCTTAGGACAGAAGTTATGGGAACCAACTCCTTAGAAGACGTGTCATCCTGTGATGTAATAGTCATTACTGCGGGAAAGCCTAGAAAGCCCGGAATGGACAGGAGAAATTTATTCGTGGAAAATGCCAAAATAATAGCGGGACTGGCTAGAGAACTTCCAAAGAGGAACGACGCAATTTACATTATGGTAAGCAATCCGGTTGATATGATGGCTTCAATATTTATGAAACTATCTGGAAAATACACTATAAGCACCGGAGATCAAGTCGAAACTATGAGATTGAGGTCTTACATAGCTAAGGTATTGAAAGTACCAGTAAATTACGTTGGTGGTTATGTAGGAGGAGAACACGGAGACGACGCGGTGGTTTTGTGGAGCACGGTGTCTATTAAGGACGAGCCAGTGAGAGACAAGGTTAACAAGGAGGAAGTAGAAAAATATGTGAAGGATATCCCAGGGGATATAATAAAGGTAATGGGAGGAACAACTTGGGGACCTGGCACCATTATAGAGGAGATAGTCAGAAGTATTGTACTTAATGAGAATAAGGTTATGTCAATAGCTTTCCCCCATTACTTCGAAGATGAGATAGTTCACATAAGCGAACCCGTCGTAGTTGGAAGCAAGATTGGTCCATCATTGGAGTCTCTCCTGGACGAGAAGGATAGATGGCACTTAATATCTGCTACTAAGGACTTCTATACCTTTTACAAAGAAAGCTTAGGAAAATTACAGATCGTGGTGTAAGGGAAAAGACGAGAAATTTTCAGGCTTTTATCTAAATTTTTTCCTTTTTTAATTTCTTCCTATCTTTATAATTTCCCTTTTCCTTTCTTCCGTTTCAATAGCTTTAGATTTAATTGGAAGTGCGAAGTCACCAATATAAAGGAAAAAACCAAGAGAAGATACTAAACTGTTGTGTTTTTAGTTCAAAAGCTAATTGAAGAGGAAGGCTCAGAGCTAAACGATAGCGTTAAAGTGGCTCGAAGATGAAGGTTACAAAACAGTTAAGGGTAAAAACAGAGGACATGTATTATTTAAAGAGTTGAGAGGAAAGAGATGATCAACTATGGAGAGACATAATGAAATATTAGATGAGATTTATAATTCTATGGGAATACCACAGAACATAGTTGCAACAGCATCAACAGTAACTGGAGTACCAATAACACCTGAGTTGGTTGCAGAATTAACTTTCCTATCCCTCTTCTATATAATGTGCAGAAATATGAAAAATATTGACTTAGATTCAATAAAGGAAGACGATTTGAACAAGGAGATAGCCGACGTAGTTTTGGAGAACGAAAAACTAGAGAAGAAGTTGAATTTCCTTTACGCAAAGAGGGAACTAATAAAGGATGAACTACAGAGGATCAGGGGAATTACAAAGGATAAATATGCAACGGAGTTAAGGAATATTGAAAACGAGATCAAGATAATGGAAGGGAAATATGAGGAAAACTTAGATAAAATAGACTTCATGAACGACTTGAGACTCCTAATTTCTCACAAGAAATACCTAAAGGAGAAAGGAATATGGAGCAAATTCGAGGAACTTAGTAAGAAGGCTCAAAAGACTATGGAAAAATTAGATCTGTCCGTTTTAAAGCACGAAAAAGTCAGGGAGTTCCTATCTTCTGTAGACGTTGAGGTTGACCTGATCACAAAGTAAAATAAATAAAGCATATCGTTTTTGTGCAAACTTAAGACTCTGGCAAGTCTAACTCGACTTATATGAAAATCTAATTCAATTAAATAAGATTAAGAAGAAAATTTTGCGTTTATTTAAAAAAAGAAATTATATAAATGTACATCTATATATAAATAAACATAGAAATAATATAAATAGCATACTTTTATTTTCTACAATCCTTTCTACAATTTACGTTTTCATTTTACCATATCTATTCTATATATATATGTTTTAGCGCCTTAAAGTGAAGACGCGGAAATTTATTTTCCAGATCTATTGTATCAAATCATGGATAAAGATCTATACGAGTTCCTAACTATAGATACAACCTCAGCTAAGGGTAAGGGAGTAGAGGGAGCTAAATACCTAGTGGATTACATGAAAGATCATAACATAGAAGCTGAGCTGATACAACATAAGGCAATTAATCCTTACATAGTAGGTGAAATTAATGTAGGAGCCAACATGACCTTGTTAGTTTACAATCACTATGACGTTCAACCGGTTGAACCGCTTAATAAGTGGAATACTGACCCGTTCAAACCCACAGAAAAAGACGGTAAAATCTACGCCCGTGGAGTTGCTGATGATAAGGGCAGCCTAATGGCTAGATTACAAACTATAATTGAAATGGCTAAGGAGAAGGAGCTCAAGGTTAATGTGAAGTTCCTCTTTGAAGGCGTTGAAGAAATAGGCAGTCCTTACATGGAGGAATTCCTGAAGGATTATAAGGATAGACTAAAATCAGACTTCGTCCTGTGGGAGGGGTCTGGTAGAGGACCTGACGGTGCACCAGAGATAGTGTTGGGGGTTAAGGGACTACTTTACGTAGAGATAACTTCAAACACCGAGAAAGACCTACATTCAATGTACGCTCCGATTACCAGAAACCCGGCTTGGGAACTTGTCAAGTTCCTAAACAGCTTGAAGGAAGGGAATAAGGTTAAACTTCCAGGATTTTATGATAATGTGAAGTGGTTAAACGATGACGAGATTAAGCTCATGAGAGGAGATAAAAAAGGAATGGAAGAAGCTTTAGCTCAAGAAGTGCCTTCAGACTTTATGAGAAAGTTGGTGGAAGAACCGACATGCAATATAGCCGGAATCCAAAGCGGTTATACAGGAGAAGGATCAAAGACCGTTAT
It includes:
- a CDS encoding lactate/malate dehydrogenase family protein translates to MTTIGFIGTGKIGQTIAFNVLMGGYTDEAILYDIIPDLPQKFEHELRHALASRRLRTEVMGTNSLEDVSSCDVIVITAGKPRKPGMDRRNLFVENAKIIAGLARELPKRNDAIYIMVSNPVDMMASIFMKLSGKYTISTGDQVETMRLRSYIAKVLKVPVNYVGGYVGGEHGDDAVVLWSTVSIKDEPVRDKVNKEEVEKYVKDIPGDIIKVMGGTTWGPGTIIEEIVRSIVLNENKVMSIAFPHYFEDEIVHISEPVVVGSKIGPSLESLLDEKDRWHLISATKDFYTFYKESLGKLQIVV
- a CDS encoding M20/M25/M40 family metallo-hydrolase; this translates as MDKDLYEFLTIDTTSAKGKGVEGAKYLVDYMKDHNIEAELIQHKAINPYIVGEINVGANMTLLVYNHYDVQPVEPLNKWNTDPFKPTEKDGKIYARGVADDKGSLMARLQTIIEMAKEKELKVNVKFLFEGVEEIGSPYMEEFLKDYKDRLKSDFVLWEGSGRGPDGAPEIVLGVKGLLYVEITSNTEKDLHSMYAPITRNPAWELVKFLNSLKEGNKVKLPGFYDNVKWLNDDEIKLMRGDKKGMEEALAQEVPSDFMRKLVEEPTCNIAGIQSGYTGEGSKTVIPSSAFVKIDFRLVPNQDPEVVLDSLKKILPNGFQLKVWGKVKPYRTSIKSRIAKALIESARETYGQDPNVIPNSPGTGPMEYFARILNNNEIADGVGVDNVGSNIHSFNESIIEEDYRIAKKWMRLLLQKLS